A window of Chloroflexota bacterium genomic DNA:
ACGCAGCGGTGCCTTTGTTGGCAGTCACCCGCCGGCTTGATGGCAGCTTCAGAATCAGTGAATCGCTGGAGATGGCCATTGCCGAAGCCAAGGAAGCGCTTAGACTGAAGCCTAATTATCCTGAAGCCTACCTCATCCTGGGAGAAGCTTATATGTATCTTGGTGAAAGAGAGAAGGCATCAGAGGCTTTCGGGGCTGTGTTTCAGCTTAGCCGTGACCAGAGGCTTCGCTACCATGCACAGCGGGAGAGTCGTCAGATGAAGCAGGGGCTGGGCAAAAAGCCACAACCTGAAGAGGCGAGGAAATGTCTTGAGCAGGCGGTAGCCTATCGAGACCGAGGAGAATACCGCCGGGCTGAGAGAAAGCTGGGTAAGGCGCTCAAGCTTGCCCCCGACTGGCCCTGGATGTATGATACGCTGTGCAAGTTGGGTGGCTGATGATCTGGCTCTACGGCAGATCCCAAGACCAGGATCTCAATACAAGGCAGTATCTCGGGGCGCTTATCATATGTCC
This region includes:
- a CDS encoding tetratricopeptide repeat protein gives rise to the protein MGFFRRQISEAEKHYMEALRCRRRDKAFNLGLAVWHLKQAIELEPGNPLLHFELGRAYAAVPLLAVTRRLDGSFRISESLEMAIAEAKEALRLKPNYPEAYLILGEAYMYLGEREKASEAFGAVFQLSRDQRLRYHAQRESRQMKQGLGKKPQPEEARKCLEQAVAYRDRGEYRRAERKLGKALKLAPDWPWMYDTLCKLGG